Proteins co-encoded in one Bacillus paramycoides genomic window:
- a CDS encoding 4'-phosphopantetheinyl transferase family protein, whose translation MKIPKKIESHLFKQLSNLVSNEKKERMKRLLNSCDINRTLIGDLLIRSLICQKYKINNEEIRFIYNDYGKPFVENFSDFHFNLSHSGEWVVCTTANFNVGIDIEKVSEIEALKLANEFFSEEEFYDISNINSDEQINYFYDLWTLKESYIKTIGKGLYIPLNSFSIKKESQTLISYKYIPQNFYFRQYNIEPNYKISACATRDEFPQEIIIKDIYSICQNIYKFESKEKINAED comes from the coding sequence GTGAAAATACCAAAGAAAATTGAAAGTCATTTGTTTAAGCAACTTAGTAACTTGGTTTCAAATGAGAAGAAAGAACGAATGAAGCGCTTATTAAACTCATGCGACATTAATAGGACCCTGATAGGGGATTTACTAATCCGATCTCTAATCTGCCAAAAGTATAAAATTAATAATGAAGAAATTAGATTTATATATAATGATTATGGAAAACCTTTTGTTGAAAATTTTTCTGACTTTCATTTTAATCTGTCACATTCAGGAGAATGGGTGGTTTGTACTACTGCTAATTTTAATGTGGGTATTGATATAGAAAAGGTTTCAGAGATAGAGGCTCTTAAATTAGCAAATGAATTTTTTTCAGAGGAAGAATTTTATGATATATCTAATATAAATTCTGATGAACAAATTAATTATTTTTATGATTTATGGACATTAAAAGAAAGTTATATAAAAACGATTGGGAAAGGGCTTTATATCCCGTTAAATTCATTCTCTATAAAAAAAGAGTCACAAACTTTAATTTCATATAAGTATATACCTCAAAACTTTTATTTTAGACAATATAACATTGAGCCAAATTATAAGATATCTGCTTGTGCAACAAGGGATGAATTTCCGCAAGAGATAATAATTAAAGACATTTATTCAATTTGCCAGAATATATACAAATTTGAAAGTAAGGAGAAAATCAATGCAGAAGACTAA
- a CDS encoding thioesterase II family protein — protein MQKTKLFCFPHAGGSAFSYAKWKNHFNPYIEVVPIELAGRGYRIEENLYQSMEEAVNDVYNKIVMQIDDSPYILFGHSMGSLIAYEVARKIKDSKNVSPEFLVLSGRNHPNSKIKNIRHNLSNEQFKREVIAMGGTPSGVLQSEELMEIFLPILRADFKIVETYIHDNNIQLCDIDFLIFNGENDEFTTYDQVIKWEQYTSKTCTLHSFKGNHFFLNENIEEIAKSIIRKLDSKRLSNSF, from the coding sequence ATGCAGAAGACTAAACTTTTTTGCTTTCCACATGCTGGGGGATCTGCGTTTAGTTACGCAAAATGGAAAAATCACTTTAATCCATATATTGAGGTAGTCCCGATAGAGTTAGCTGGTAGAGGATATAGAATTGAAGAAAACTTGTACCAAAGTATGGAAGAGGCAGTAAATGATGTCTACAATAAAATAGTTATGCAGATAGATGATTCGCCCTACATTCTATTCGGGCATAGCATGGGAAGTTTGATCGCCTATGAAGTAGCCAGAAAAATAAAAGATTCTAAAAACGTATCTCCTGAATTTCTTGTTTTGTCCGGTAGAAATCATCCAAATAGTAAAATAAAAAATATCCGACATAATCTTTCTAATGAGCAATTTAAAAGAGAAGTTATTGCAATGGGAGGTACACCGTCCGGGGTACTTCAATCAGAAGAATTAATGGAGATTTTTCTCCCAATTCTAAGAGCAGATTTTAAAATTGTCGAGACATATATTCATGACAATAATATACAACTATGTGATATTGATTTTCTTATATTTAATGGGGAAAATGATGAATTTACTACATATGATCAAGTAATAAAATGGGAGCAATATACAAGTAAAACGTGTACTCTTCATTCTTTTAAAGGTAATCATTTCTTTCTAAATGAAAATATTGAAGAAATAGCAAAGAGTATTATAAGAAAGTTAGATTCTAAAAGATTATCAAATAGTTTTTAG
- a CDS encoding S-layer homology domain-containing protein, whose translation MKYKLIATGILAGSLLSYSSSTFANTHKFPDVPNWASPSVNYLVEKGALHGKPDGTFAPAETIDRGSAAKIMAIMLGLDINLNAKPSFQDAQNHWAAPYIAAVEKAGVIKGDGNGNFLPTGLINRASMASMVANAYKLENKVAENSVTTFEDLKGHWGEKYANILIQTEISKGTEDGENWSPNRPITRAEAAQFIAKSDQIDHQTKKEENAVVGVINDADPYYVTVAYKDANGNSQEVTIDFPNGSNSNFKNGDKVKVANKNQWKHQKIYGQTVFYTDVNSISKVNEESNKQQENHVFGVINDADSYYVTVAYKDANGNNQEVTIDFPNGSNSNFKNGDKVKVANKNQWKHQKIYGQTVFYTDVSSISKINEESNKQQVNHVMSKDKEQKLLAQLKKRSGTVTKKSEDSLEISSENQTIRAHVNPKVLPNIQIGDTVNVYAQAFEMAPILLMDLPFEARNAIIQKGNEQNILENQYKKITGNVTEKSDNSILVSSNNITYEVETSTEVLQDIVIGDTVNVYAASFEFSPILLAGVPVKAISPIVEKTN comes from the coding sequence TTGAAATACAAATTAATTGCTACAGGAATTCTTGCTGGAAGTCTACTATCCTACTCATCTAGTACATTTGCAAATACTCATAAATTTCCAGATGTCCCAAATTGGGCAAGCCCTTCTGTAAATTACCTAGTTGAAAAAGGCGCATTACATGGAAAACCCGATGGTACTTTTGCTCCCGCTGAAACAATTGACCGCGGTTCAGCTGCCAAAATAATGGCCATTATGCTTGGTCTAGATATTAATCTAAATGCTAAACCATCCTTCCAAGATGCTCAAAATCACTGGGCAGCACCATACATTGCAGCTGTTGAAAAAGCAGGTGTTATTAAAGGAGATGGAAATGGTAACTTCCTTCCAACAGGTTTGATTAATCGTGCATCCATGGCTTCAATGGTGGCAAACGCTTATAAATTAGAAAATAAAGTTGCTGAAAATAGTGTAACTACGTTTGAGGATTTAAAAGGACATTGGGGAGAAAAATATGCAAATATTTTAATACAAACAGAAATTTCTAAGGGCACTGAAGATGGAGAAAACTGGTCCCCTAATAGACCGATTACCCGTGCAGAGGCTGCACAATTTATTGCAAAGTCTGATCAAATCGACCACCAAACAAAGAAAGAAGAAAATGCTGTAGTTGGTGTAATAAATGATGCAGACCCTTATTATGTGACTGTTGCATATAAAGATGCTAATGGCAATAGTCAAGAAGTTACTATAGACTTCCCAAATGGTAGTAACTCTAACTTTAAAAACGGAGACAAAGTTAAAGTTGCTAACAAAAATCAATGGAAACATCAAAAAATCTATGGACAAACTGTATTTTACACTGATGTAAATTCTATTTCTAAAGTAAATGAAGAATCTAACAAACAACAAGAAAACCATGTATTTGGTGTAATAAATGATGCAGATTCTTATTATGTGACTGTTGCATATAAAGATGCTAATGGAAATAATCAAGAAGTTACTATAGACTTCCCGAATGGTAGTAACTCTAACTTTAAAAACGGAGACAAAGTTAAAGTTGCTAACAAAAATCAATGGAAACATCAAAAAATCTATGGACAAACTGTATTTTACACTGATGTAAGTTCTATTTCTAAAATAAACGAAGAATCTAACAAACAACAAGTAAACCATGTAATGAGTAAAGATAAAGAACAAAAACTCTTAGCACAACTAAAAAAACGTTCTGGTACAGTGACAAAAAAATCCGAAGATAGCTTAGAAATTTCAAGTGAAAATCAAACCATTCGTGCCCATGTTAATCCAAAAGTATTACCAAACATTCAGATAGGTGATACAGTAAATGTTTATGCTCAAGCATTTGAAATGGCCCCTATTCTTCTAATGGACTTACCTTTCGAGGCAAGAAACGCAATTATTCAAAAAGGAAATGAACAAAATATTTTAGAGAATCAATACAAAAAAATTACAGGAAATGTTACAGAAAAATCCGATAATTCAATCTTAGTTTCAAGTAACAACATAACTTATGAAGTTGAAACTTCAACCGAAGTATTACAAGATATTGTAATCGGTGATACGGTGAACGTTTATGCTGCATCTTTTGAGTTTAGCCCTATTTTACTTGCTGGTGTTCCTGTGAAAGCTATTTCTCCTATTGTTGAAAAAACAAACTAA